A region from the Triticum urartu cultivar G1812 chromosome 1, Tu2.1, whole genome shotgun sequence genome encodes:
- the LOC125533237 gene encoding uncharacterized protein LOC125533237 translates to MSSDAGTAGTSNSVAPAAAQSGGGNNSSQHVVISEARQPFRAVNEDLFTPLSVSIGPYHRASCSDRWKQEKKRVAEETVKYLQDSRGQEAAHQLEEKVGQLVEDVRGCYGGLPDMKSEELVSMLLHDGCYVLKFFVQYPGHPDVSPPRGEDNTVMRDIMYLLENQLPMIVLKRIHQCLVPERSVVNDVEDRVLGLLSAQLYIRGVKKPRQAVSSHLLELVHTYFQPRLDHSSISVDSAEQSESHQQRSATRNNVQNEAEVTGNTRRCMGRWRRATEYSRYGDVQLKRREFAAGVVESILDVRLEGRTLLIPRLRIVSSTWTILRNLMALEEQTGGDGSPVTAYCLFMSQLASKVEDIELLKRKEIVDHYWGNDEEVAQGFADLCKKVVLDVDDVDSNYLGHIWHRLHERCESLGHNCLGSFRQRHCGDSMRILAFVTAGLLFAFQLIQVILTGFSLRQQGK, encoded by the exons ATGTCGTCAG ATGCAGGAACAGCTGGGACTTCCAATTCCGTGGCACCAGCAGCCGCGCAATCCGGCGGAGGAAACAACTCGAGCCAACATGTGGTGATCTCCGAGGCACGTCAGCCATTCCGTGCCGTGAACGAAGACCTGTTCACACCCTTGAGCGTGTCGATCGGACCCTACCATCGTGCTAGTTGCTCAGATAGATGGAAGCAAGAGAAGAAGCGCGTGGCCGAGGAGACCGTGAAGTATCTCCAGGATTCGCGTGGCCAGGAAGCAGCGCAtcagctcgaggagaaggttgGGCAGCTGGTGGAGGATGTGAGGGGGTGTTACGGCGGTTTGCCCGACATGAAATCCGAGGAGTTGGTCAGCATGCTGCTGCATGATGGGTGCTACGTGCTCAAGTTCTTCGTACAATACCCTGGACATCCGGATGTCAGTCCGCCCAGAGGCGAGGACAACACGGTGATGCGCGACATCATGTACCTCCTTGAGAACCAGTTGCCTATGATCGTCCTTAAACGGATCCATCAGTGCCTGGTGCCTGAGAGATCCGTCGTCAACGACGTAGAAGACCGTGTTCTGGGACTGCTGAGTGCACAGCTCTACATCAGAGGAGTAAAGAAGCCGCGGCAGGCGGTGTCTTCTCACCTCCTGGAACTGGTGCACACCTACTTCCAGCCACGATTGGACCACTCTTCCATTTCCGTAGATTCTGCTGAACAATCGGAATCTCACCAGCAGAGAAGTGCAACTAGAAACAATGTTCAGAATGAAGCTGAAGTCACGGGTAATACGCGCCGTTGCATGGGGCGGTGGCGCCGGGCGACAGAGTACAGCAGGTACGGCGACGTGCAGCTCAAGCGTCGGGAGTTCGCGGCCGGTGTGGTGGAATCCATTCTTGACGTGCGTCTTGAAGGAAGGACGCTGTTGATCCCACGCCTGCGGATTGTTAGCAGCACTTGGACGATCCTACGCAATCTGATGGCGCTAGAGGAGCAGACAGGCGGAGACGGGAGCCCCGTCACGGCCTACTGCCTGTTCATGTCGCAGCTGGCGTCTAAGGTGGAGGACATTGAGCTCCTGAAGCGCAAAGAGATCGTCGATCACTATTGGGGTAACGACGAGGAGGTCGCACAAGGCTTCGCCGACCTCTGCAAGAAGGTGGTCTTGGACGTCGACGACGTCGACAGTAACTACCTAGGCCACATATGGCACCGGCTGCATGAGCGCTGCGAGAGCCTGGGGCACAACTGCCTGGGATCATTCCGCCAAAGGCACTGCGGCGACTCCATGCGCATCCTTGCATTCGTCACCGCTGGCTTACTGTTTGCTTTTCAGCTGATTCAGGTCATCCTTACCGGTTTCTCCTTACGACAACAAGGCAAGTAA